The following coding sequences lie in one Halodesulfovibrio sp. MK-HDV genomic window:
- a CDS encoding MATE family efflux transporter, which yields MLSRFKKRWKEPFGYRDVLNIGLPLVVSLGSTTAMEFTDRIFLSNYSLISIAAALPAAMVHLVFLLFALGISAYSSVFIAQYYGACKCDKIGSVVWQAIYFCCFAWIFLAALVLVAEPFFAFVGHAPEVQREEVTYFSILTMGSGFALIANAIGCFYTGLGKTRPNMVVNIIAVVINIPLDYMLINGVWIFPEMGIAGAALATVSSWAMQLVMYSLLVFKRENDVIYNVISAWRFNKTLFLRMMRYGVPSGANNFFDVFAFTVFIMVVGQLGETELAASNIVLSINSLAFLPVIGLHITASILVGQAMGKKNVDQATVAAHSVLHVALLWMGTFGAIFLLFPYELTALFKPADISFVEFAQIQSMCQVLLAYVAFFCMQDAVALIFFGSLKGAGDTMYVMWAIAFCAIFCLGVPIMIGRFVFDAGLHALWAMLLVYVCILALAAYSRFRTGKWKTIELM from the coding sequence GGCTCTACAACTGCTATGGAATTTACCGACAGAATTTTTCTAAGTAATTATTCACTGATATCGATTGCAGCTGCGTTACCGGCAGCTATGGTTCATCTGGTGTTTTTGTTGTTCGCACTTGGGATATCTGCCTATAGTTCTGTTTTTATTGCACAGTACTATGGCGCATGTAAGTGCGATAAAATTGGTTCCGTAGTCTGGCAGGCAATATATTTTTGTTGTTTTGCTTGGATCTTCCTTGCTGCTCTCGTTTTAGTTGCAGAGCCGTTTTTTGCCTTCGTAGGTCATGCGCCGGAAGTGCAGCGTGAGGAAGTTACATATTTTTCTATTCTTACCATGGGGTCGGGTTTTGCGCTTATTGCAAACGCAATTGGCTGTTTCTACACCGGATTAGGGAAAACCCGTCCGAATATGGTTGTGAATATAATCGCTGTTGTAATCAACATTCCACTTGATTACATGCTGATTAACGGCGTGTGGATTTTTCCGGAAATGGGTATTGCAGGTGCGGCACTTGCAACGGTTTCTTCATGGGCAATGCAGCTTGTAATGTATTCTTTGCTGGTATTTAAGCGAGAGAACGACGTAATCTACAATGTCATTAGTGCATGGCGTTTCAACAAAACTCTTTTCTTGCGGATGATGCGCTACGGTGTTCCAAGCGGTGCAAACAACTTCTTTGATGTTTTTGCATTCACTGTATTCATCATGGTTGTTGGACAATTGGGTGAAACTGAACTTGCTGCTTCTAACATTGTGTTGTCCATCAACTCATTAGCATTCCTGCCTGTTATCGGGCTCCACATTACGGCTTCTATTTTAGTAGGGCAGGCGATGGGGAAAAAGAATGTTGATCAGGCTACGGTAGCAGCGCATAGCGTATTGCACGTAGCTCTGCTTTGGATGGGAACCTTTGGTGCAATCTTTTTGCTGTTCCCGTATGAACTGACGGCGCTTTTTAAACCGGCAGATATTTCTTTTGTAGAATTTGCCCAGATCCAGTCTATGTGTCAGGTTTTGTTGGCGTATGTAGCATTTTTCTGCATGCAGGATGCCGTTGCGCTGATCTTCTTTGGATCGTTGAAGGGCGCGGGCGACACTATGTATGTAATGTGGGCTATCGCATTCTGTGCAATATTCTGCCTTGGCGTACCAATAATGATTGGACGCTTTGTTTTTGATGCAGGGTTGCATGCTCTCTGGGCAATGTTGCTTGTTTACGTTTGTATTCTTGCACTTGCTGCATACAGTCGATTCCGAACCGGAAAGTGGAAGACCATCGAATTGATGTAA
- a CDS encoding MTH1187 family thiamine-binding protein — translation MSVIAELSIFPMDKGTSMSPYVARVVTVIKQSGLAYDFGSMGTTIEGEWDEVMQTVSACYKELEQDCDRIYLTLKVDSRKGRKNGLKGKTESVAAKLR, via the coding sequence ATGTCTGTGATTGCAGAACTTTCTATATTTCCGATGGACAAGGGCACAAGCATGAGCCCCTATGTTGCGCGAGTCGTCACCGTCATTAAACAAAGCGGACTCGCGTATGATTTCGGATCGATGGGAACGACGATTGAAGGCGAATGGGATGAAGTGATGCAGACAGTCTCTGCTTGCTACAAAGAGCTTGAGCAGGACTGCGACAGAATCTATCTCACACTCAAAGTAGATTCCCGTAAAGGCAGAAAAAATGGATTGAAAGGAAAAACTGAATCAGTAGCTGCGAAGCTTAGGTAA
- a CDS encoding calcium/sodium antiporter, protein MLLHIAYLLAGALFLWKGADFVVDAASAIARRFGISELVIGLTIVAMGTSLPEFLVTLTAALKGIPSISFANIVGSNIFNLGIILGAVAMIKNVSGSKALIVRDIPILFGVEFLTRLMVSNGQLGRWNGLVLCCIFVGYLGWMYYRCKKPTGTESTAMCEVTSDSEVATWKDYMLLPIGLIAVSLGSQFVVDGATGVARIFGLSEWLIGVTIVAAGTSLPELVTCLSASMKGKNDMILGNLVGSDFFNFAGVLGITAMVQPIAVKHGELLNMSMAVGAVALLWLLIRTRGKITRNEGILLFAFGIGRWLFEIWRSAA, encoded by the coding sequence ATGCTTCTACATATTGCGTATCTTTTGGCTGGTGCTCTCTTCTTATGGAAAGGGGCTGATTTTGTTGTGGACGCTGCGTCTGCCATTGCCCGCCGCTTTGGAATTTCTGAACTCGTTATCGGGTTAACTATTGTTGCAATGGGAACAAGCTTGCCGGAATTTCTGGTAACATTGACCGCAGCGTTAAAAGGAATTCCATCCATTTCTTTCGCGAATATTGTCGGCTCTAACATTTTCAACCTCGGGATCATTCTTGGTGCCGTGGCGATGATTAAGAACGTATCCGGCAGTAAGGCATTAATTGTTCGAGATATTCCTATATTGTTCGGTGTAGAATTTCTCACCCGTCTGATGGTGTCCAATGGGCAGTTAGGACGTTGGAATGGCTTGGTGTTATGCTGTATTTTTGTTGGGTATCTTGGCTGGATGTATTACCGATGTAAGAAACCGACAGGTACAGAAAGCACTGCTATGTGTGAAGTGACAAGCGATAGTGAAGTAGCAACTTGGAAAGATTACATGTTGTTACCGATTGGTCTTATTGCAGTAAGCCTTGGCAGTCAGTTTGTGGTTGATGGTGCAACAGGCGTTGCACGCATTTTCGGTTTGAGCGAATGGCTTATTGGTGTGACGATTGTTGCAGCCGGTACTTCTCTTCCTGAGCTTGTGACGTGTCTTTCTGCTTCGATGAAAGGCAAGAACGATATGATTCTGGGTAACCTTGTGGGGAGTGACTTTTTTAACTTCGCCGGAGTACTCGGGATAACAGCAATGGTTCAGCCTATTGCTGTCAAGCATGGTGAATTGCTGAATATGAGCATGGCTGTCGGAGCCGTAGCACTTCTTTGGCTGCTAATCCGGACGCGGGGTAAGATTACCCGTAATGAGGGGATATTGCTCTTCGCCTTCGGCATAGGTCGTTGGCTTTTTGAGATATGGCGTTCCGCCGCATAA
- a CDS encoding nitroreductase family protein, translating to MSFYSVDQAKCKKCLICVEVCPNKLLIKDKETGIPKMRIGAETACIHCGHCVAACPADCVTLDQMPNENFISVDSSLAVSTEQADQFLRSRRSIRSFKSKTVAHDTLQDIVSLTNYAPSASHKQPVQWIMIESPEVVREFAEMTIEWMMGLRKNDRELAKKYSVAGLIAGWRKGQDLILRGAPHLAISYMDKEKTWHDTDSAIALSYLELAAHSRGVGACFAGFFTYCANDYMPLRERLGLQENHICCGGHMLGYPKFTYPRIPMRKSLSVNWL from the coding sequence GTGTCTTTTTATTCTGTAGATCAAGCTAAATGTAAAAAATGTCTCATCTGTGTAGAGGTTTGCCCGAATAAACTCCTTATTAAGGATAAAGAAACCGGCATTCCGAAAATGCGCATCGGTGCAGAAACTGCATGTATTCATTGCGGCCATTGCGTTGCAGCCTGTCCGGCAGACTGTGTAACGTTAGATCAAATGCCGAACGAAAATTTCATCTCCGTTGATTCATCCCTCGCAGTTTCTACAGAACAGGCAGACCAGTTCCTCCGTTCCCGCCGCTCTATCCGTTCATTCAAGTCCAAAACTGTTGCACACGACACATTGCAGGACATTGTATCGCTCACAAACTACGCGCCATCTGCAAGCCACAAACAACCTGTACAGTGGATCATGATTGAATCGCCTGAGGTTGTACGCGAATTTGCAGAGATGACTATTGAATGGATGATGGGTCTTCGAAAAAATGACCGCGAGCTGGCTAAAAAATATAGCGTGGCAGGATTGATTGCTGGATGGAGAAAGGGACAAGATTTAATTCTTCGCGGCGCTCCGCATCTTGCCATCTCATATATGGATAAAGAAAAGACATGGCACGACACTGATAGTGCTATCGCCTTGTCCTATCTTGAACTCGCAGCGCATTCCCGCGGTGTAGGTGCTTGCTTTGCCGGATTTTTTACTTATTGTGCCAATGATTATATGCCGCTAAGAGAACGGTTAGGGCTACAAGAAAACCACATATGTTGTGGCGGACACATGCTCGGCTATCCTAAATTCACCTATCCACGGATTCCAATGCGCAAATCACTTTCCGTAAACTGGTTGTAG